A DNA window from Hevea brasiliensis isolate MT/VB/25A 57/8 chromosome 2, ASM3005281v1, whole genome shotgun sequence contains the following coding sequences:
- the LOC110673775 gene encoding cytokinin riboside 5'-monophosphate phosphoribohydrolase LOG1, giving the protein MENQQPSFISRFRRVCVFCGSSPGKNPSYQLAAIQLGRQLVERNIDLVYGGGSIGLMGLVSQAVYDGGRHVLGVIPKTLMPREITGETVGEVRAVSGMHQRKAEMARQADAFIALPGGYGTLEELLEVITWAQLGIHDKPVGLLNVDGYYNSLLSFIDKAVDEGFITPAARHIIVSAQSAHELMCKLEEYEPRHNGVASKLSWEMEQQLGYTIKSDIVR; this is encoded by the exons ATGGAAAATCAACAACCTTCCTTCATATCAAGATTCAGACGTGTCTGTGTCTTCTGCGGTAGCAGCCCTGGAAAGAATCCTAGCTACCAGCTTGCTGCTATCCAACTTGGCCGGCAACTG GTCGAAAGGAACATTGACTTGGTTTATGGAGGAGGAAGCATTGGTCTGATGGGTCTGGTCTCCCAAGCTGTTTATGATGGTGGCCGCCACGTTTTGGG AGTGATACCTAAAACTCTCATGCCAAGAGAG ATAACAGGAGAAACAGTAGGGGAAGTAAGAGCAGTATCAGGCATGCACCAGAGAAAAGCAGAAATGGCTCGTCAAGCTGATGCATTTATAGCCTTGCCTG GTGGCTATGGAACCTTGGAAGAACTGTTGGAAGTCATAACCTGGGCTCAGCTTGGAATCCATGATAAACCG GTTGGGCTATTGAACGTTGATGGCTACTACAACTCCCTTCTCTCATTCATTGACAAAGCTGTTGATGAAGGCTTCATTACCCCAGCTGCCCGTCACATTATTGTTTCTGCCCAATCTGCCCATGAACTCATGTGCAAGCTTGAG GAATATGAACCAAGGCACAATGGGGTGGCCTCTAAGCTAAGTTGGGAGATGGAGCAACAATTGGGTTACACAATAAAGTCAGATATTGTTCGCTGA